A region of the Stieleria neptunia genome:
GCCTTGGAAGCGATCTTGGATGTGTTCACCTACCCCCGCGACGGGCACCTGCAATACGCGATCACGTGCGCCCTGGGTTCCAGAACACTCCGTCCACACTGGGAAAACGACGATCGTTGGGGGATCACGCGACGTCTCAAGCAAGCCGCCAAGGACAGCACGATCAAAGAGCCCACGCCGGGCGCCTCCGAGGCGCAGTTTGATTCCCAGAAGAACGTCAACGTCGTCCGCATCTCCGCGATCCCCGAAAAGATGTTGTTCTCCGTGACCAGCATCACGGCCACCCCGGGACAGCCCGTCAAGATTGTGTTCACCAACCCCGACGCGACGGACCACAACCTGGTGATCGTCAAACCGGGGGCGCTCGCGGAAGTCGGGATGGCGGCCAATGAAATGGCCAAAGACCCCCGCAACGCCAAATCGGACTTCATCCCGCGCGAGAAAAGCGAGCTGATTTTGCACGCCACGCCGATGATCGGACCGACCCGTTCCTCGCTGGTCCATGTGTTGCGATTCAACGCACCGACGGAACCCGGAATCTATCCCTATGTTTGCACCTTTCCGGGTCACTGGGTGGTGATGAACGGGGTGCTGGTCGTCGCCGAGGACGCCGCCAGTGCCGAGCGTCTGTTGGCCGGCAGCAAACCCAAGATCATCAACAACTGGACGATGGATGACTTTGCCGACTTCGACAATTCGGCGCGCCTGGCCGATCCCCAAGCCCGAACGCGCGGGATGATGGCGTTCGTCAAAGCCAACTGCAATCAATGCCACGTCGTCGCGGGCCACGGCGTCGACCTGGGCCCCAAACTGGAAGAGTCCGTGAAGAAACTCAAGGGCGTCGAATTGCTGCGACAAATCATCGAGCCCTCGTCCAAGATCCATGAGGACTATCAAACGTCACGGTTCCTGCTGACCGACGGACGCATCGTTACCGGGGTGGTCGTCGAAGAAGACAAGCAATCGTTCCGCGTGGCCACCAATCTACTGACGCCGAATTCGTTGACCGAAGTCCGCAAACGCGACGTGGAAATCCGTTCGGCGTCCAAGCTGTCGCCGATGCCCGTGGGACTGTTGGACGTGTTGACCCGAGACGAAATTCTCGATATGCACGCCTACGTCCAGTCCGGCGGCTACCAATTGCCCGGCCACATCGATCACCACCATCACCACGGTGCGGCGGAGCCAACGAAATAGTGCCGCATGCCTGATTCATACTGCTCGGGAAAACCGCAATCCGACGATTGGTAGCGGCAGGGCGCGAGCCCTCCGGTGCTTTGGTATGGATGGTGAACCGGAGGGCTCGCGGGCTGTCGGTTTTGTGAGCCGTGACGCGTAAGCGGCCGGGCACTGCGACGAAAGCCCGAGGCCTTACGGCCAGCGGCTCACCATTGACTCAGCAGATCCCGACTCAATCGACAGCCCGCTCGCGCCCTGCCGCCAAAACAAGCTGACGCGACCGGCTGCAAGCCTCTCCCGCTCTTACGATCCTGCGTCAATCTCTTTCGCGATGTTCCAACCGCGTGGAATTCACCGCCACCGGAGTTCCCGACTGGTTTAACATGGAGCGTCGATGATCTTGCCATCCGTGGTCTCCATCCCTTCCCCCCCAACGCCCGAACCATGCCACGAAGTCGTTACCGTCGCCGCGTGACGCACCTGTTCGCGCTCACGCTGCTCTGCTTCGCATCGGCGACACAGGCGGAGCGACCGAATATCGTGGTCATCATGGTCGATGACATGGGGTTTTCGGATATTGGACCTTACGGCAGTGAAATTCCGACACCGCACTTGGACGCGCTGGCCGCCGGCGGTGTTCGGTTTTCGCAGTTTTACAACACCGGTCGTTGTTGCCCCACACGTGCGACGTTGCTGACCGGCCTGTACGCGCACGAAACCGGCGTCGGCTGGATGACCACCGACCAGGGAACGCCCGGCTACCGGGGCCGATTGAACAATCAATGCGTCACGATCGCCGAGGTCCTGCGTGATGCCGGCTACTTCACCGCGATGACCGGCAAGTGGCACGTCGGATTCAACCACGGCGTCACACCCTGGGGACGTGGATTCGATCGCAGTTTGAACCTGCCCGCCGGCGGATTGCATTTTTCAAACCAGACCGGTTCCAAGGGCCGCACCAAGATGTTTCTCAATGGTGAAGAGGTTGCCCGCGATGATCCGCAGTTCGATCCGCCCTGGTATGGCAGCGACCTGTGGACCGAGCAGGGAATCCGATTCGTTGACGAAGCGATTGCGGCGGAGAAACCGTTTTTCTGGTACTTGGCCCACGTCGCGCCGCACTTCCCCTGCATGGCCCCGGAGGACACGATCGCCAAGTATCGGGGCAAGTACATGCAGGGCTGGGACAAGCTTCGTGAGCAGCGATACGCCCGCCAAATTGAATCCGGGCTGATCGACGATCAGTGGGAACTGGAACCCCGCCCCGAAGAAATCCCAGCCTGGGACTCACTGACACCTGCTGAACAAAAACGTTACGACGACATGATGGCGATCTACGCCGCCATGATCGAAGACGTCGACAAGAACATCGGCAAGCTCGTCGATGCGCTCCGCGAACGGTCGCAGTTGGACAACACGTTGATCCTGTTTTTGTCCGACAACGGCGGTAACGCCGAAGCCGGCATCAAGGGCAAGTACAAGGGTGATCATCCCGGTGACCCGCATTCGGACGTCTTCATCGGCAAGTGCTGGGCACACCTAAACAACACACCGTTCCGCAAGTACAAACACTACAACCACGAAGGCGGGACGGCGTCGCCGCTGATCGCCCATTGGCCCGCGCAGATCGATCCCCAACCGGGCGCGGACGGCTGGATGAACACGCCGACGCATCTGATCGACATCATGGCGACGTGTGTGGATCTGGGCGAAGCCACCTACCCGCCAGAATTCAACGGACAGGCGATCAAACCGATGCGCGGACAGAGCCTCAAGCCCTTGCTGACCGGTGACGGCGTGTTCACCAAACGGACGTTGTACTGGGAACACGAAGGCAACGCGGCGATTCGTGTCGGTGATCGTAAACTCGTCCGCGCCAGCATTCGCGGCTCCTGGGAATTATTTGATCTGAAGACGGATCGCACCGAGCAAACCGACCTGGCCGCGGAATCCCCCGCCGAAGTCAAAACACTGGCCACCCGGTGGCGCAAATGGGCCAACGAAGTGGGAGCGATGCCCAAGCCGGGCCCCAAGAAAAAGAAAAAGCAGAATTGACAGACAACTGCCTCCAGAGTGCGCCGCGCGGTGGGCAAGAAAACGGATCAGTCCCAGCACGTGGCGTAAGCGGCTTGTTGACTTTGTGAGCCGTGACGCGTAGGCGGCCGGGCTTTGCGGGCCTGCCCGAGGCCTTACGGCCAGCGGCTCACTATTGACTCAGCAGATCGCGACTAAATCGACAGTCCCTCAGCCAGTGGCGCGTGTTGACTGCCAATGCATCACACGCCGCTCGCTAACGCTTCCCGCTGGTTTAGCTAAACACCTTCCCCCGGAGAATTCCTCGTGCCCTCTTGTTTGAAATCTGTGTCGTCGGCACTCGCCGCGCTCGCGGTCATGCTTGTTTGCTCCCCGTGTTTGAAAGCCCAAACCGACGATCCATCCCCCGCATGGTCACCGGTCAAAGACGCGATGGTCAGTCGCTGGGCAAAACAGATCACGCCGGACAACGTTTGGGCCCAGTACCCGCGTCCGCAAATGACGCGTTCGGAGTGGACGAACCTGAACGGGTTGTGGGACTACGCCGTCAGCAACAGCGACGCCGAACAGCCGAATCAGTGGACGGGAAAGATCCTCGTCCCGTTCGCGATCGAATCCCCCTTGTCCGGTGTGGGTCGGCGGCTGGCCGCCGATGAAACACTCTGGTACCGCACCACCTTTGACCGATCCGATGTCTTCCCCGGCGAACAAGCCACTCCGATTCGGATTCATTTCGAAGCCGTCGACTATCGTTGCAACGTCTGGCTGAACGGTCGGTCGTTGGGCGAACACGTCGGCGGAAACCTGCCGTTCTCGTTCCTGGTCGAAGACGGGCTTCGAGACGCGCAAAACGAACTGATTGTCAAAGTCGTGGACGCAACCGATGCGACGGGCAAGTACCAATTGCGCGGCAAGCAAAAGGTCGACAACCGCGGCATCTTCTACACGCCGGTTTCGGGCATCTGGCAAACCGTTTGGATCGAACCGGTCGCCACGTCACACATCGTCGACTTGAAAGTCACCGGCGACGCCAGCGGGAACGTGGTCGTCAACGCCAACACGCAGGGTGACGCCAAATCGATTCGCGTCGTCGCGAAAGACAAACAGCAACAAGTTGCCCAATCCGCGTCGGGCAGCGGCGAAGTCCAGCTTGCCATTGCCGACGGCAAGCTCTGGTCGCCCGATTCGCCGTTTCTGTACGACTTGCAGATCGATCTGCTCGACGACGCGGGACAAGTGGTCGACACAGTCGGATCCTACGTCGGTCTGCGAACCGTGGGCAAACAACGTGACGCCAACGGCGACCTGCGTCTGACGCTCAACGGGCAAGAGATTTTCCACTGGGGGCCGCTCGACCAAGGCTGGTGGCCGGGCGGATTGCTGACGCCCCCATCCGACGAAGCGATCCGATTCGAAATCGACTTCTTGCAACGGGCCGGATTCAACATGATCCGCAAGCACATCAAGGTCGAACCGCGGCGGTACTACTACCACTGCGATCGGGCCGGCATGCTCGTGTGGCAGGACCAGATCGAAGGCGGCGCGGGATTCGAATCCGGCGAATGGCCGAAGTGGCAACGTCTGGATCGCGAACACGAAAAAGCGAACTTGCCCCGATCATGGAAACCCGGCGACCCGCTCGATGCGACGTGGCCCGACGGGGCGCACCGGCAATTCATGACCGAACTGAAAGGAATGGTCGATCACCTTTACAACCATCCGTCCATCGTGACCTGGGTGCCGTTCAACGAGCGATGGGGCCAACACCGGACGATGGAAGTCGGCCGGTGGATCGTCGATTACGATCCGACGCGGCACATCAACATCGCCAGCGGAGGCAACTTTTTCGCCGTCGGTGACATGGCCGACGAGCACGTCTATCCGCACCCGAACTTCCCCGTCGACGACGATCGCTATGACGACTTCGTGAAAATCGTCGGCGAATTCGGCGGCCACGGCTGGCCCGTGGCCAATCACCTGTGGCGCAAAAGCAACCGAAATTGGGGTTACGGCGGGCTGCCGAAAACCAAACCGGAATACATCGAACGCTACAAGGAATCGATCCGTCGCTTGGCCGACCTGAAAAAACGCGGCGTCGCAGGTGCCGTCTACACGCAAACGACCGACGTCGAAGGCGAAATCAATGGATTGATGACCTACGATCGCGACGTCATCAAAATCGCCGCGGGACACTTGAAACAAATCGCCGTCGACGCCGGCTTGATCTCCGGCGGAAACCATCTCACCAAGACCCGGCCGAACATCATCATCGTCCTGGTCGACGACATGGGATATTCCGACCTCGGTTGCTACGGCGGCGAAATCGATACCCCCAACATCGACGCACTGGCCGCCGACGGATTGCGGTTCACCCAGTTCTACAACCAAGGCCGTTGCTGCCCGACGCGGGCAAGCCTGATCACGGGGCTGCAACCGCACCAGGTCGGCATCGGTCACATGACCGCACCGCCCGGACAACCGCTCGGCATTGAAGGTCCCTACCAGGGTTATCTCAACGACAACTGCACGACCCTGGCCGAGGTGCTGAAATCGGCCGACTACACCACGCTGATGACCGGAAAGTGGCATCTGGGGGCCGATCGCAAGGAATGCTGGCCGCTGCAACGAGGATTCGACCGGTACTACGGATGCATCAGCGGCGCGATCAATTACTTCAAACCCGGCGGCGATCGTGGATTGACCGAAGGCAACGAAGCGATCGACGTCCCGCAGGATTTCTACGCCACCGATACCTTCACCGACAAAGCGATCGAGTACATCGACGGTGCGACCGAGTCCGGCGACAAACCGTTTTTCCTGTACCTGGCCTACAACGCGCCCCACTGGCCGCTGAACGCCAAATGGGAAGATTATCAAAAGTACCGCGGCAAGTACAAAGACGGCTGGCGCGCGATGATGCAGGCGCGAAACGAGCGTCAACGTGAACTCGGACTGCTCCGCGACGACACCACGCCCGCCGAACATCCCGGCCCCCAATGGGACAGCTTGGATGAAAAACAACGCGACCGCTTGGATGCCGTCATGGCGGCCTACGCCGGGTGCATCGATTCGATCGATCAGAATATCGGCAAACTGGTCGGGCACCTCAAAGCGATCGACCAATTGGACAACACCGTGATCTTTTTCTTGAGTGACAACGGCGCCTGTCAAGAAGGAGGAAAGCTGGGCGTCGGCGACGAAGCGATGGTCAAAGATCCTCCGCTGGAAACGACCGCCGGCGTTCGCATCGGATTGCACTGGGCCGGTGCCTGCAATACGCCTTATCGAAAGTACAAACACTACGTGCACGAAGGCGGCGCGTGCACGCCGATGATCGCCCATTGGCCGGCCGGAATCGCGGAGAAGGAGCGCGGAACGTTGATGCACCGACGGGCCTACCTGCAAGACTTCATGACCACCGTGATCGACCTGGCCGGCGGTTCCTACCCCGAGGGAATCCCCAAGTGCGAAGGCCAGTCGCTGGGCCCGTTGTTGGCCGGCACACGCCAAGACATCCACTTCGACCCGCTGTACTGGGAACACGAAGGCAACGCGGCGGTCCGCATGGGCAAATGGAAACTCGTCCGCGAATACGAAAAACCGTGGGAGCTGTATGATTTTTCCAAAGACCGCAACGAACTCAATGACCTGTCAAAACAAAAGCCGGTCCTGCGCAAGGACATGATCCAGATGTGGGAGTCCTGGGCCACGGAAACCGGCGTCGCCTTCCCCGAACGCTTCAACATGTACCAGTTTCTCAATCAGAAGCACAAACAGGACAAGGCTGCGAAGTAACGATAGGGGTGGTTGCCGCAGGCACCATCCGTTGGTGTGGATGTACGACGTCCTTTCCAGGTCGTCGTCGGGAGTCCAGCGGACGACGGCCCGGAAGGGCCATCGTACTCGAAAGACCACGCGTCCTAAGCTGGATGGTCCCTCGAGGCTGTACACCAACGGTTGCTGCCCTTTCTTCGGGCCTGATCTCAACCGCCCACCACACCTCGCAGCACCTGCCCGTGGACGTCGGTCAGGCGTCGGTCAATGCCGTTGTGTCGTACCGTCAGCCGTTTGTGATCGATGCCCAGCAGGTGCAGCATCGTTGCATTGATGTCGTAAACGGTCGTCGCATGGTCACGGCTTTCGGGACGGAACCCCCACTCGTCGCTTCTGCCGAAGGTTCCGGGCGTGACGCCGCCGCCGCACATCCAATTGGTGAACACGAAGGGATTGTGGTCACGGCCTTCGCTGCCCTGAGAACACGGCATCCGCCCGAACTCGGTGGTCCACACGATCAACGTGTCGTCCAACATCCCTCGCTGCGCCAGATCTTTGATCAATGCCGCCGCTCCGTGTGACATCCCCAACGCCAACGGGCCATGATCGCGCGCCACGTTCTCATGGCTGTCCCAATTTCGGCGTGGAAACCCGTTGTCATTGCCGCTCCAGATTTGCACAAATCGCACACCGCGTTCGAGCAATCGCCGCGCGACCAAACACTTGCGTCCAAAGAACTCGGTTTCGGCTTTCGGGTTGATCTCCGTGTCATCGACGTGCGAACCCTCATCGACCAATCCATACAGATCGCGGATGTGCTGCGGCTCGGAGGACAGGTCCAGCGCGTCGGTGGCCGAGAGCTGCATTGCGGCGGCCAGCTCATACGAGCGGACGCGGGCGTCAAGCCGATCGTCACTCGGTCGGCGCGCCGCATAGGCGGTGTTGAGTTGTTTCAGTGCCTGCAACCCCGCACGGTCGCTCTCCGGCGTGATGAAATCGCTTTCCGGTGGGAACAGATCCGTGATCGGCGTCTTGCCGCTGGGCCGCAACACCGTGCCCTGGTGGCTTGCCGACAAAAACGCGTTGCCCCAATTTTTGGCACCGTTGGAAGCGAACCCGCGATGATCGGGCAACACGACGAAGGTCGGTAGATTCTCGTTTTCGCTGCCCAAGCCATAGGACACCCACGAGCCCGCGCTGGGGAATCCCGGCAAGTTGAATCCCGTGGTCTGCAGCAGCGTGCCCTGGCTGTGGACACCGGTTTTGCCGACCAGATTGTGAATGAACGCGATCTCGTCGACGACCTCACCGAGCGGCGCGACGATTTCGCTGAGCTGCTTGCCGCTTTGTCCGTACGGTTTAAATTTCCAAGGACTGGCAAAGCAATCACCGGGCTGGCTCTGAAACAGCTCGACGGTCTCACCGGGATCCCACGGCTCGCCGTTGCGTTTTCCCAAGGCCGGTTTGTAGTCAAACGTGTCCACGTGACTGGCCGCACCCGCCATGAACAATTGAACGACCCGCTTGGCTTTGGGCGGATGGTGCAGCACCACATCGGCCGAGGCATCCTCGCGATGCAGCAAGTCCGCCAGCGCGATTCCGGCAAACCCGCCGAGCCCCTGACGGAGAATCGATCGTCGATGGATCGTCTGGAATTTCATGGCGACAGAGAATTTGGTTGTGGGCAGGAAGCAGAAGTGACGAAAGGATTGCCACGGATGGCAAATCAATCGAGATACATCATCGCACTCGCATTCAGGACGACTCGGCAAAGCGTTTCCAGACCGTGTTCGGTCAGCAGTTCGGTTAACGGACCACGTTCCGTCTCATTCGCGTCCCTGCCCCAGGCGAGCCGACATGCCAGTCGGATGGCTTCGTCGTCCGTCGTTGTTTCGGCGGACAACCGACTGGAAAATCGTTTCGACATCGCTTCGACGAGCCGGTTGTTCCACTGGGCAAGCGCCTGCAGCGCGGTGGTCGATTCATCGCGACGCGCAATGCTGATCGATGGATCGGCGCAATCGAGTGTCGTCAACATCGGCTGCGGTTGCGACCGCACCACGAACCGATAGATCGTGCGCCGGTGCGATGCGGGGTCGTTCGGATCGTGGAGATCGTATTCATAGTGCGGCGAGTGCTGGGGTCGCTCGATGACAAAGTCCTTGAAGCTTGGACCGCCGCGATCCCCCGTGCGAAGCGTGCCGCTGACGGCCAACACCGAATCGCGAAACTCCTCGGCCGTCAGACGGCGTCGATTGAACCGCCACAACCCGTCGTTGCTCGCATCGATCGTCAAATTCGTTCGCGTGACCTCCTGTAAATCGTCGACAAAGGAAGCGCGACGGTAAGCTTTCGTCGCGACCAGTTCGCGGACGATTGACTTGATCGATTGGTCGGGATCGTCACGCAGCCGCGCCGCCAACAGATCCAGAATTTCGGGATGCGTCGGCAACATCCCCATCCGGCCGAAATCGTTCGGCGTGCCGACCAGCGGCTTGCCGAATGTCCATTGCCAAATCCGATTCGCGATCGAACGCCAGATCAGCGGATTGTCGTTGCCAGTGACATAGTGTGCCAACGCGGTCCGCGCCTCCGCTTCATCATAGCTTTCGTCATCGACAAACCGCGACGGGCCACCGGGCCATAATTCCGGCGCCCCCGGAAGCATTCTGGCCCCCGGTGCCTGCAAGTCACCGCGATGAAGAAAGTGGATCGCCCGCACCGCCCCCTCGGTCGGAACAAACTTGCCCTGTTTCGGAAAATCGGTGGCCACCGCGTACACGAACTGCCCTGCGGGAATGGTTTTCAGCTCTTGTTCGATCGCAGCCAAACGTTCCTTCCATTGCTCGATTTGTTGCTGGTATTCGGGCGTGGTCGCCGCGGCAACGATCGCACGGCGTTGCTCACGAAGCTGTTTCCACTGCTTGGCCTCGGCTTCGTCAAGCGACTGCCGATGGTACGTTTCATCGACCAGAAACCCGGCTGACCAGCGGGCGTTGGGCGGAATCTGGTCTGACGCGTTGACTTCGGCTCCCACCGCGACGTTGGTACCGTCGCCGTTTTGAAGCACGCGCAATTCGCCCAGTGCCAAAATAAAATCGTTGCGTCGCTCGGCAAGTTTGGTCGCCGTCACACGGACGATTCGTACCGCTTGGTTGCCGACTTCGATGTTGACCGGCGAGGCTTCCGGATTCGCAAAGTCATCGGCGGTGTGATCGAAGAGGGTGACGGCGTTCTGGTCGGTCAGTGTTGCTTCCGCGGTCACGTCAACTTTGAATCGAACGGGAAATCCAAACCCGGCACCGATGTTGTTGAAGTCGTCGTAGCAAGCGACCAGCTCGATTCGATCGATCGGTTTGGGCGTTCCCAAATCCACTTCGACCCATTTGACAACGTCGGCGCGTGCGGCGATCTGGCTGTGAAAGCCATGTTGCGGCGGAGGCGGGAATTGATTCGCCCGTTGCGTCAACGCGTCCAGCTGTGGATCGATCGCGGCGGCTTGTTTTGCCACCTTCTGCTCGAACGCTTTTTTCGCCTCGTCACGCTCGCGAGTGATGGCATCGCGCTGATGTTCCAACGCCTGCTTTTGGCGCTGTTGATCGGACGAGAGCCCGGCGTAAACGCGATTGGCGCGGTCGACCCCGGCGAACACGGCATGGACCCGATAGTAGTCCTCACTTTCGATCGGATCGAACTTGTGATTGTGACATTGCGCGCACTGAATCGTCGTGCTCTGAAACACGTTGAACACGGCCGCGGCCATCTCGTCACGATCCAGATGCTTGGCGATTCGACCGTCCAACTTGCCTTCGCCGACTTCCACATGGGCAATCAAATCCCAAGGGCCCGCCGACAAAAAACCGGTGGCCACGATCCCTTCGGAAGGGTCGTCGGCCAACACGTCGCCGGCGATCTGCTCGCGAGCAAACTGCCCAAACGGCTTGTCCGAATTGAAACTCTTGATGACGTAATCACGATAGGGCCAGGCGTTGTTTCGCGGCTGGTCTTTGTCATAGCCGTGCGTTTCGGCGTAGCGTGCGATGTCCAACCAATGCTGCCCCCATTTCTCGCCAAACTCGGGCGCCGCGAGCAAGCGATCGACCAAGTCCCGCCAGGCTTTCGTCGAATCGATGCGGGACTGCGCGACAAATGCATCGACCTGCTGGGGCGTCGGAGGCAACCCGCTTAAGTCATAGGTGACTCGCCGGATCAGGGTGACGGGGTCCGCCGGCGGCAGCGGATTCAGGCCCTGCCGGGCCAGGTTTGCGTCGATCCGTTCATCGACGATCGTCCGGAGCGTTCCCTCGGCGCCGGCAACGATCGGCTCGAGCGACCACCATTGGCGATCGGCAATTTTCAACGGCTGGATCTGATAGTCGGGCGGCAAGATCGCCCCGGCATCGATCCAGGCTCGAATCGCCGTGATCTCTTCGGCAGTCAGGGGGTCGGAGTCCTTCGGCATCTCGGCCCGCCCGTCGCTCGGCGAGATCAATTCGACGAGATGGCTGGATTCCGCCTCAGAAACCTCGACGTATCCGCCGTCGATCAATCGCTGTGGATCGACCATCGACAACCCGCCACCGGTCTTTTGATCGTTGTGACAACTCAAGCAACGGCGCGCCAAAACGGGGGCGACCGAATCGACAAACGGATCGTCTGCGTCGGCGACTTGCCCCGCGACGATCGCGAACAGACACGTCAGCAGCGGCATCAATTTGGGGCGCATGGCATCAAGGTTTGCGGGAAGCAATCGGAGCGCGGCGCCTCATTGTAGCAGCAACCGTCGGGCGTGCTGTGATGAACGTTCCCGGGCTCCGCCTGGGAACCAGTCGCAGTGGGGTAAGCATCCTGCTTGCCACCCCCGCCGGCTCCGCCGGCGAACGTATGAGGCGGAGCCTCCGAAACATCGTGTCCCCAGGCAGAGCCTGGGAACAAGTCTTGAGCCTCCTCATACTCAGCCCTTTGGCATGCACAGCATGCCCGACACGCCCAACGACTGACCGCGTTTAACTCTCCGGTTGCGTCATGATTTGATCGCGGTACTGCAGCGGTGCCGAATCGATGTGTCGGCCCGACAGATGGGCGACGATCTTGTCGACGTGATCGTGGCAGTTTTCCAAGAACGTCTTGTACTTGCTGCTCTGTGTTCCCGCCGTTGCGGTTCCCGCGATGTAAATGCCCGGCACATTCGTCTGCATCGTGTTTTCATCGTAAGTCGGTCGCTGCATCGATTCGGACAATTCGATGCCGGCCGTTCGCATCAACGTCTTGTCCTGCTCATACCCGATCAAACTCAACACGTCGTCCGCCTTGACTTCTGCGATGGAACCGTCGTCGATCGATTTCAGTTGAACGCACTCGCTGGAGATCTGAACGGGCAGTGTGCCGGTAAAATCAGCGATCCGGCCGGCCGCCAACAGCCCCTTGATCTCGGGCAGCAACCAATACTTGATGTGGTCTTCGGGCAATTCCGAACCCCGATAGCTGAGCGACACGTTGGCACCGGCATGATGCAATCGCAATGCCGCTTCGATCGCGCTGTTTCGCCCGCCGATGATCAGCACGTTGCGGCCAAAATAACGATGGGTCTCGCGCAGGTAGCCATCGACGTGGGGCAGATCCTCGCCGGGAATCCCCAGCTTTTTCGGAAAATCGGTTCCGCCGATGGCCAAGACCACCGCCTCGGCCGACCAGACGGTCGGCCGTCCGCCCGGCTTGGTCGTCACGGCGAACCGACCGCTGCCCTGGCCCGAGTTCTGCTCGTCGCGGGTAATGTTCACCACCGGGCAATGGGTGTGAACCCGAATTTCGAATTGGGTCGCCACGCCGCGCAGGTACGTCAGGTACTGTTCGCGGGTTGCCTTGGTCTGGTCGCTGGTCAGCAGCGGAACACCGGCGATCGCGATCCGCTCGTTGCTGCTGAACCAGCGTGTTTGGGGAGCCCACCAGGAGATCGTGTTGCCGATCGAACCGGCATCAAACAGTTCGAACTCGATGCCGCAGCGACGCAGCGCGACGGCGAGTTCCAATCCGATCGGTCCGGCACCCACGATCGCCACACGGGTCGAACGGGCGTCGTCGGGGGATGCGGTGGGTTGCGGATTGGACAT
Encoded here:
- a CDS encoding NAD(P)-binding domain-containing protein — its product is MSNPQPTASPDDARSTRVAIVGAGPIGLELAVALRRCGIEFELFDAGSIGNTISWWAPQTRWFSSNERIAIAGVPLLTSDQTKATREQYLTYLRGVATQFEIRVHTHCPVVNITRDEQNSGQGSGRFAVTTKPGGRPTVWSAEAVVLAIGGTDFPKKLGIPGEDLPHVDGYLRETHRYFGRNVLIIGGRNSAIEAALRLHHAGANVSLSYRGSELPEDHIKYWLLPEIKGLLAAGRIADFTGTLPVQISSECVQLKSIDDGSIAEVKADDVLSLIGYEQDKTLMRTAGIELSESMQRPTYDENTMQTNVPGIYIAGTATAGTQSSKYKTFLENCHDHVDKIVAHLSGRHIDSAPLQYRDQIMTQPES
- a CDS encoding DUF1549 domain-containing protein translates to MRPKLMPLLTCLFAIVAGQVADADDPFVDSVAPVLARRCLSCHNDQKTGGGLSMVDPQRLIDGGYVEVSEAESSHLVELISPSDGRAEMPKDSDPLTAEEITAIRAWIDAGAILPPDYQIQPLKIADRQWWSLEPIVAGAEGTLRTIVDERIDANLARQGLNPLPPADPVTLIRRVTYDLSGLPPTPQQVDAFVAQSRIDSTKAWRDLVDRLLAAPEFGEKWGQHWLDIARYAETHGYDKDQPRNNAWPYRDYVIKSFNSDKPFGQFAREQIAGDVLADDPSEGIVATGFLSAGPWDLIAHVEVGEGKLDGRIAKHLDRDEMAAAVFNVFQSTTIQCAQCHNHKFDPIESEDYYRVHAVFAGVDRANRVYAGLSSDQQRQKQALEHQRDAITRERDEAKKAFEQKVAKQAAAIDPQLDALTQRANQFPPPPQHGFHSQIAARADVVKWVEVDLGTPKPIDRIELVACYDDFNNIGAGFGFPVRFKVDVTAEATLTDQNAVTLFDHTADDFANPEASPVNIEVGNQAVRIVRVTATKLAERRNDFILALGELRVLQNGDGTNVAVGAEVNASDQIPPNARWSAGFLVDETYHRQSLDEAEAKQWKQLREQRRAIVAAATTPEYQQQIEQWKERLAAIEQELKTIPAGQFVYAVATDFPKQGKFVPTEGAVRAIHFLHRGDLQAPGARMLPGAPELWPGGPSRFVDDESYDEAEARTALAHYVTGNDNPLIWRSIANRIWQWTFGKPLVGTPNDFGRMGMLPTHPEILDLLAARLRDDPDQSIKSIVRELVATKAYRRASFVDDLQEVTRTNLTIDASNDGLWRFNRRRLTAEEFRDSVLAVSGTLRTGDRGGPSFKDFVIERPQHSPHYEYDLHDPNDPASHRRTIYRFVVRSQPQPMLTTLDCADPSISIARRDESTTALQALAQWNNRLVEAMSKRFSSRLSAETTTDDEAIRLACRLAWGRDANETERGPLTELLTEHGLETLCRVVLNASAMMYLD